One Mycolicibacter sp. MU0083 DNA window includes the following coding sequences:
- a CDS encoding alpha/beta hydrolase yields the protein MQAPAGHPLLVWAWRLLRLEFVGLAFGALFFCLSLTPSLLPRDWLFQGVIGGINAAVGYALGVLIGAAVHRFVLRGASWWPPPRRVLLALKATVVIAAPACCVLMLIPAAGWQRQVSDLLGMQGPGTLGYLRTLGVAIGVCGALIAAARVLIDASRLVARLLIRRWHLHSEVALFIGTSIVVAVLITMINGVLIRGFFAGANAVFQPEDRGTVAGVSRPQQPERSGSPGSPARWETLGSQGRSFVAGGAGAAELTRINGRPAREPIRIYAGLHSADDDRARMQLLLDELDRTRAFERRVLVVVPTTGTGWIDPAAADAVEMLYNGDTAIVGVQYSYLPSWISFLADQRKSMDSGRLLVQTIADRWRTLPAAHRPKLMLYGESLGSMAGQAAFGYLPDVAAMGFEAVLWVGPPHASPLWHALLVRRDPGSPAVLPRYDDGRTVRFAQGTDPAEIAEIAAREWEGTRVLFLQHASDPVVWWSPDLLFARPDWLTEAPGADRTASMRWYPVVTFCQVTADLFQGEQMPAGHGHNYSGTILDGLVAVLPPPDWTPSDTERIRAALQRR from the coding sequence ATGCAGGCGCCGGCCGGGCATCCGTTGCTGGTGTGGGCTTGGCGCCTGCTGCGGCTCGAGTTCGTCGGGCTGGCCTTCGGGGCGCTGTTCTTCTGCCTGTCGCTGACGCCGTCGCTGCTGCCGCGGGACTGGCTGTTCCAGGGGGTGATCGGCGGCATCAACGCCGCGGTCGGCTACGCCCTGGGGGTCCTGATCGGTGCGGCGGTGCATCGGTTCGTGCTGCGCGGCGCGAGTTGGTGGCCGCCGCCGCGGCGGGTGCTGCTCGCCCTCAAGGCGACGGTGGTCATCGCGGCCCCGGCCTGCTGCGTGCTGATGCTGATCCCGGCGGCCGGCTGGCAGCGGCAGGTCTCCGACCTGCTGGGCATGCAAGGACCCGGCACGTTGGGCTACCTGCGCACCCTGGGCGTCGCGATCGGGGTCTGTGGCGCGCTGATCGCGGCGGCGCGGGTGCTCATCGATGCCAGCCGACTCGTGGCGCGGCTGCTGATCCGGCGGTGGCATCTGCACAGCGAGGTCGCCCTGTTCATCGGCACGTCGATCGTCGTCGCGGTCCTGATCACCATGATCAACGGCGTGCTGATCCGCGGATTTTTCGCCGGCGCCAATGCGGTCTTCCAGCCCGAGGACCGCGGCACCGTCGCAGGGGTGAGCCGGCCGCAGCAGCCCGAGCGGTCCGGCAGCCCGGGCTCACCGGCGCGGTGGGAGACCCTCGGCAGTCAGGGCCGCAGCTTCGTGGCCGGGGGAGCGGGCGCGGCCGAACTCACCCGCATCAACGGCCGGCCCGCCCGTGAACCCATCCGGATCTACGCCGGCCTGCACAGCGCCGACGACGACCGCGCCCGGATGCAACTGTTGCTCGACGAGTTGGACCGCACCCGTGCCTTCGAGCGCCGGGTGCTGGTCGTGGTGCCCACCACCGGGACCGGGTGGATCGACCCGGCGGCCGCGGACGCCGTGGAGATGCTCTACAACGGGGACACCGCGATCGTCGGCGTGCAGTACTCCTATCTGCCGAGCTGGATCTCCTTTCTGGCCGACCAGCGCAAGTCGATGGACTCCGGCCGGTTGCTGGTGCAGACCATCGCCGACCGCTGGCGAACCCTGCCCGCGGCGCACCGGCCCAAGCTGATGCTCTACGGCGAAAGCCTGGGATCGATGGCGGGCCAGGCCGCGTTCGGATACCTGCCCGACGTCGCGGCGATGGGCTTCGAAGCGGTGCTGTGGGTGGGGCCGCCGCACGCCAGCCCGCTCTGGCATGCCCTGCTGGTGCGGCGCGACCCGGGCAGTCCGGCGGTGCTGCCGCGCTACGACGACGGCCGCACCGTCCGGTTCGCCCAGGGCACCGACCCCGCCGAGATCGCCGAGATCGCCGCGCGGGAGTGGGAGGGCACCCGGGTGCTGTTCCTGCAGCACGCCTCCGACCCGGTGGTCTGGTGGTCGCCGGATCTGCTGTTCGCCCGGCCGGACTGGCTGACCGAGGCGCCCGGTGCCGACCGCACCGCCTCCATGCGCTGGTACCCGGTGGTGACGTTCTGCCAGGTCACCGCCGACCTGTTCCAGGGCGAGCAGATGCCGGCCGGGCACGGCCACAACTACTCCGGCACCATCCTGGACGGGCTGGTGGCGGTGCTGCCGCCGCCGGACTGGACCCCGTCGGACACCGAACGGATCCGGGCGGCCCTGCAGCGGCGGTAG